A genomic region of Deltaproteobacteria bacterium contains the following coding sequences:
- a CDS encoding RNA methyltransferase has protein sequence MQAAKENITIILNKPKFAGNVGAVARCAKNMGLEKIYVVAGDHLDREEMWPQATHVAAGLVANIRYCGCLDEALGGFQYIVGTTARIGFARGPVVTPRQMAEKIVDVSQNNSVALLFGAEDRGLTNDELRWCHLLVNIPTGGFTSLNLSHAVMILCYEILVTETGVAAFTPKLATAAELEGMYDQMGDLLQKIGFLNKENPDYWMMHIRRFLSRTHLQAREVKIMRGICRQLVWYGGNKSKSA, from the coding sequence ATGCAGGCGGCGAAAGAAAACATCACCATCATCCTGAACAAGCCCAAGTTCGCGGGCAACGTGGGAGCAGTGGCCAGATGTGCGAAAAATATGGGGCTGGAGAAGATTTATGTGGTCGCCGGCGATCATCTTGACCGGGAAGAGATGTGGCCGCAGGCGACTCATGTGGCGGCCGGACTGGTGGCCAATATCCGGTATTGCGGCTGTCTGGATGAGGCCCTGGGCGGCTTTCAATATATCGTGGGCACGACGGCGCGTATCGGCTTTGCCCGCGGACCTGTTGTTACCCCGCGCCAGATGGCGGAAAAGATTGTTGATGTTTCGCAAAATAACAGCGTGGCCCTGCTGTTCGGTGCGGAAGACCGGGGGCTCACCAACGATGAGCTACGCTGGTGTCATCTGCTGGTCAACATTCCCACAGGCGGTTTTACCTCCCTCAATCTTTCCCACGCCGTTATGATCCTCTGTTACGAGATCCTCGTGACCGAAACCGGAGTGGCAGCCTTTACACCTAAATTGGCCACGGCGGCAGAACTGGAGGGCATGTACGACCAGATGGGGGATTTATTGCAGAAAATCGGTTTCCTCAACAAGGAGAACCCGGATTACTGGATGATGCATATCCGCCGGTTCCTTTCCCGGACGCATCTGCAGGCCCGGGAGGTCAAAATTATGCGCGGCATTTGCCGGCAGCTCGTCTGGTATGGGGGTAACAAAAGTAAAAGTGCTTGA
- a CDS encoding iron-containing alcohol dehydrogenase — protein sequence MMKNIFSFTGARKIVFGNGSFTGLAQHLVDLQAKRPLVVLDKNLAAAGFSAKVAQVLESPGMEYCLFDQVEPEPRLELADEGAKLALKKKCDAVIGIGGGSAMDVAKAVAVLATNKGKAADYLGLNKVPGPGLPTIMIPTTAGTGSEVTFTAVFIRKNLKKKEGMNSPYLYPDLALLDPELTLSLPPGPTATTGLDALCHAIESYTSINASPMSEMMSLEAIRLISDNLRTCVHEGGNLEAREQMLLGSLYAGLGLANAGVTAVHSLSYPLGGKYGIPHGLANTILLLPVMAFNLPAALEKFAIIAEVMGEVTDDLPLREAAYLALDAVEALIEDCGIETKLGDFDIAEEDFPELAKVAMTIARPLANNPRQVTIENAIEIYGEA from the coding sequence ATGATGAAAAATATTTTTTCTTTTACCGGGGCACGGAAAATCGTTTTTGGCAATGGTTCTTTTACCGGTCTGGCACAACATCTGGTTGATCTGCAGGCCAAGCGTCCGCTTGTTGTACTGGATAAAAATTTGGCGGCGGCTGGTTTCAGCGCCAAGGTGGCGCAGGTACTGGAGAGTCCCGGAATGGAGTATTGCCTCTTCGACCAAGTGGAGCCGGAACCGAGGTTGGAGCTGGCCGATGAGGGCGCCAAACTGGCCTTGAAGAAGAAATGCGATGCCGTCATCGGGATCGGCGGGGGTAGCGCGATGGACGTCGCCAAGGCCGTCGCAGTGCTCGCGACCAACAAGGGCAAGGCCGCTGATTATCTGGGATTGAACAAGGTCCCCGGACCGGGCTTGCCTACGATCATGATTCCCACCACGGCCGGCACGGGCAGCGAGGTGACCTTCACCGCCGTCTTCATTCGCAAGAATCTCAAGAAAAAAGAGGGTATGAACAGCCCCTATCTCTATCCCGATCTGGCCCTGCTGGATCCGGAACTTACACTGAGCCTCCCACCGGGGCCGACGGCAACGACGGGCCTCGACGCCCTCTGTCATGCCATCGAGTCCTATACATCAATTAATGCCTCTCCCATGAGCGAGATGATGTCCCTGGAGGCGATCCGCCTGATTTCCGACAACCTGCGCACCTGCGTCCATGAAGGCGGCAACCTGGAGGCCCGCGAGCAGATGCTGCTGGGCAGCCTTTACGCTGGGCTGGGCCTCGCCAACGCCGGTGTGACTGCCGTGCACTCTCTTTCTTATCCCCTGGGTGGGAAGTACGGAATTCCGCACGGTCTGGCCAATACGATCCTGCTTCTCCCCGTCATGGCCTTTAATCTGCCGGCAGCCCTGGAGAAATTTGCAATCATCGCCGAGGTAATGGGCGAGGTGACCGATGATCTGCCCCTGCGTGAAGCGGCCTATCTGGCTCTGGATGCGGTGGAAGCCCTGATCGAAGACTGCGGCATTGAGACTAAACTTGGTGATTTTGACATTGCCGAGGAGGACTTCCCGGAGCTGGCCAAGGTGGCCATGACGATCGCGAGACCGCTCGCAAACAATCCCCGCCAGGTGACCATCGAAAATGCGATCGAAATATACGGAGAAGCGTAA